The following proteins are encoded in a genomic region of Polyangiaceae bacterium:
- a CDS encoding winged helix-turn-helix transcriptional regulator yields the protein MFGHEQALNRTFAALADPTRRAILARLTVGEATVSELGAPFNLAQPTISKHLKVLVEAGLVERRRDAQFRRCRISGAHLEQAWAWLGDYRAFWEQSFDRLDAYAKRLQREELDRGE from the coding sequence ATGTTTGGGCATGAGCAGGCGTTGAATCGCACGTTTGCGGCGTTGGCTGACCCCACGCGCCGGGCGATTTTGGCGAGATTGACGGTGGGTGAAGCGACCGTGAGTGAGCTTGGGGCGCCATTTAACCTCGCGCAGCCCACCATCTCGAAGCACCTCAAGGTTCTGGTCGAAGCGGGTCTGGTCGAGCGGCGGCGGGACGCACAGTTCCGGCGTTGTCGGATCAGCGGGGCGCACCTCGAGCAGGCGTGGGCGTGGCTTGGCGACTACCGGGCGTTCTGGGAGCAATCGTTCGATCGCCTAGATGCCTATGCAAAGCGCTTGCAGCGCGAGGAGCTGGATCGTGGAGAGTGA
- a CDS encoding SRPBCC domain-containing protein: MESDVEDESARELTIIRVFDVPARILFLACSKPEHMREWFGPTGFPLTTCEMDFRVGGRFRFAMTGPDGAKTPFFGGEYLQIEPNRRISYTSCLELPGAETMIVTLSFDEVGGTTTLTHHTLFASIAMMKQHTGMGYRPGVESGLDQLGRLATELNS; the protein is encoded by the coding sequence GTGGAGAGTGATGTTGAGGACGAGAGCGCACGGGAGTTGACGATCATCCGGGTGTTCGACGTTCCCGCGCGGATACTTTTTTTGGCCTGCTCCAAACCGGAGCACATGCGTGAGTGGTTCGGGCCGACTGGGTTCCCCCTGACGACGTGTGAAATGGACTTCCGTGTAGGGGGGCGCTTTCGCTTCGCGATGACCGGTCCCGATGGAGCGAAGACCCCGTTCTTTGGAGGGGAGTACCTGCAGATCGAGCCAAATCGCAGGATTTCCTACACCAGCTGTCTTGAGCTGCCAGGCGCGGAGACGATGATTGTGACCCTCAGCTTCGATGAAGTGGGTGGCACGACCACGCTCACCCATCACACCTTGTTCGCTTCAATTGCCATGATGAAACAGCACACGGGTATGGGGTATCGCCCGGGTGTAGAGTCCGGCCTAGACCAGCTGGGACGCTTGGCGACGGAGCTGAATTCATGA
- a CDS encoding alpha/beta hydrolase has translation MKQARSADGTSLAYETVGEGPALVLVDGAFCGRTFGPARELAERLAPRMRVTFYDRRGRGGSEDTQSYTPEREVEDLKAICRAVGGQPKVFGTSSGAALVLRAAAAGVCESEVVVFEPPFYLDGTHQPTPADFRERIAAHLEAGRRDAAVKLFLRVVGVPGFGVFMMRLFPNIWPKLRAAAHTLPYDFGVMGDTQRGEALPEEWLALLARISGRSKVLVGGKSPDWMRHTCETVAAKVSGASLGVIPGQTHTISAKALAPVLCDEFLGGAHG, from the coding sequence ATGAAGCAAGCACGCTCCGCCGACGGTACGTCCCTCGCATATGAAACCGTTGGCGAAGGCCCAGCACTGGTACTGGTGGATGGTGCATTCTGCGGTCGCACCTTTGGTCCTGCGCGCGAGCTCGCTGAGCGACTTGCCCCGCGGATGCGTGTCACGTTCTACGACCGGCGCGGTCGCGGTGGGAGCGAGGACACCCAGTCGTATACGCCCGAGCGGGAGGTAGAAGATCTAAAGGCGATCTGCAGGGCTGTTGGTGGGCAGCCGAAAGTCTTCGGCACCTCTTCGGGCGCTGCCCTCGTGCTCCGCGCCGCCGCGGCCGGCGTGTGCGAGAGCGAAGTCGTGGTCTTCGAGCCGCCGTTCTACCTCGACGGCACGCACCAGCCGACACCGGCGGACTTTCGTGAGCGGATCGCGGCGCACTTGGAGGCTGGGCGCCGCGACGCTGCGGTGAAGCTCTTTCTTCGAGTGGTTGGCGTTCCTGGTTTCGGCGTTTTCATGATGCGCCTGTTCCCCAATATCTGGCCAAAGCTTCGCGCCGCCGCTCATACGTTGCCTTACGACTTCGGTGTGATGGGGGATACGCAGCGTGGCGAGGCTCTGCCCGAAGAGTGGCTCGCGCTACTCGCAAGAATCTCCGGGCGCTCAAAGGTATTGGTGGGCGGGAAGAGCCCAGACTGGATGCGCCACACGTGCGAGACGGTCGCCGCGAAGGTGAGCGGGGCTAGCCTCGGGGTGATACCCGGGCAAACTCACACCATCTCAGCGAAGGCGCTGGCCCCAGTACTCTGTGACGAATTTTTGGGAGGAGCGCATGGCTAA
- a CDS encoding DUF1905 domain-containing protein translates to MAKFSSKLLATGKNTTGIEVPEKVLAALAAGKRPKVSVTLNGYTYRTSIGSMGGKSLIPVSAAVREAAGVAAGDSIKVELELDEAPREVSVPPDFAKALKAAPAAKRCFETLAYSHQRRHVEAIEGAKQAETRERRIEKAIAMLAEGKK, encoded by the coding sequence ATGGCTAAGTTCAGCTCGAAGCTGCTCGCGACAGGCAAGAACACGACTGGTATCGAGGTGCCTGAGAAGGTGCTTGCAGCTTTAGCCGCGGGGAAACGACCCAAAGTCAGCGTGACCTTGAACGGATACACCTACCGCACTTCGATCGGGTCGATGGGCGGCAAGAGTCTGATCCCTGTAAGCGCGGCTGTGCGAGAGGCGGCTGGCGTCGCTGCCGGAGACAGCATCAAGGTCGAGCTAGAGCTCGACGAAGCGCCTCGGGAAGTCAGCGTACCGCCCGACTTCGCCAAGGCACTCAAGGCCGCTCCCGCCGCGAAGCGTTGCTTTGAAACGTTGGCCTACAGTCACCAGCGCCGCCACGTCGAGGCGATCGAAGGGGCGAAGCAAGCAGAGACCCGCGAGCGAAGGATCGAGAAGGCGATCGCGATGCTGGCCGAGGGTAAGAAGTAG
- a CDS encoding AarF/ABC1/UbiB kinase family protein, protein MTRVAEALDGVSLKGSVKAVDGWLRGIERLAWGVREAVEVAESRRTALKQGFRDAKQRARHEKQRISAESERALKTGRTLAALVAGYRWHGIRSAWQSKLRAEQSLEELHQKHAEAFVATSLEHGGALLKVGQLLAARRDLLPRVWTEELETLCDQVPPAPEDAARELLAQALSEEQSARIQDIVWPPVAAASIGQVHRASISSDGVELPVALKLQRPGIAERVSFDLELLELVAEALASSLPPMDHETIVAEIKATVLSELDYREEAAAMQRSEQRFSGRSGVRVPQVFTDFCSEQVLVSEWVDGLPLLAALDRARDAGDQDRVSSVLERLLSTYVEQILVHGEFQADAHPGNFLVQQDGTLVLIDFGCMRQLTRKMRLGFGQIFGAALQGDSSQVAEQLAELGFRTQSGKPDTLLAFADIMLGDLRQALSGGNWPDLTELQARGRALLSAASDDPVVAMPAEFVMIGRVFASLGGLFLHYRPEIDFGRAVMPHLATLALEASQK, encoded by the coding sequence ATGACACGCGTCGCAGAGGCACTGGATGGGGTTTCGCTGAAGGGGTCCGTGAAGGCGGTGGACGGTTGGCTCAGAGGCATCGAGCGGCTGGCTTGGGGGGTGAGGGAAGCCGTCGAAGTCGCCGAGAGCCGCCGCACGGCGCTCAAGCAGGGCTTCCGCGACGCGAAGCAGAGGGCACGCCACGAGAAGCAACGCATCAGCGCCGAGTCAGAGCGCGCGCTGAAGACGGGTCGCACCCTGGCGGCGCTCGTGGCGGGCTATCGCTGGCATGGGATCCGCTCCGCTTGGCAGTCCAAGCTGCGAGCCGAGCAGTCGCTCGAGGAGCTGCACCAGAAGCATGCAGAGGCCTTCGTCGCCACCTCCCTGGAGCACGGCGGGGCGCTGCTCAAGGTGGGGCAGCTTTTGGCCGCACGCCGCGATCTATTGCCGCGTGTGTGGACCGAGGAACTCGAAACCCTTTGCGATCAAGTGCCGCCCGCACCCGAAGACGCCGCGCGGGAGCTCCTCGCGCAGGCGCTCTCCGAGGAACAATCCGCGCGGATCCAGGACATCGTCTGGCCGCCGGTCGCCGCGGCGAGCATCGGCCAGGTGCACCGGGCAAGCATCTCGAGCGATGGCGTCGAGCTCCCGGTCGCCTTGAAGCTCCAGCGTCCGGGCATCGCCGAGCGTGTGAGTTTCGACCTCGAGCTCCTCGAGCTGGTTGCCGAGGCTCTGGCGTCGAGCTTGCCTCCGATGGATCACGAGACCATCGTGGCCGAGATCAAGGCCACCGTGCTCTCCGAGCTGGATTACCGCGAGGAAGCGGCGGCGATGCAACGCAGCGAGCAGCGCTTCTCCGGACGGAGCGGAGTACGCGTGCCCCAAGTTTTCACGGACTTCTGCTCAGAGCAGGTTCTGGTGAGCGAATGGGTGGACGGTCTGCCGCTCCTGGCAGCACTCGACAGAGCGCGCGACGCCGGCGACCAGGATCGCGTGTCGAGCGTGCTAGAGCGCCTGCTCTCGACCTATGTCGAGCAGATCTTGGTGCATGGGGAGTTCCAAGCCGACGCGCACCCGGGGAACTTCTTGGTGCAACAGGACGGAACACTGGTGCTCATCGACTTTGGTTGTATGCGGCAGCTCACACGCAAGATGCGCCTCGGTTTTGGCCAGATCTTCGGAGCTGCCCTGCAAGGCGACTCGAGTCAGGTTGCAGAGCAGCTCGCAGAGCTCGGCTTCCGCACCCAGAGCGGCAAACCGGACACCTTGCTGGCGTTCGCAGACATCATGCTTGGCGACCTGCGTCAGGCACTTTCCGGGGGGAATTGGCCTGACTTGACCGAGCTGCAAGCACGGGGCCGTGCGTTGCTCAGCGCGGCGAGTGATGACCCGGTGGTCGCGATGCCAGCGGAGTTCGTGATGATTGGGCGCGTGTTCGCGTCCCTAGGCGGGCTCTTCTTGCACTACCGTCCAGAGATCGACTTTGGCCGCGCGGTGATGCCGCATCTCGCGACGTTGGCGCTTGAAGCGTCGCAAAAGTAG
- a CDS encoding serine acetyltransferase translates to MSRPTRTAELELAIDDVVASYDGSAEINNLESALLPNRRAVIEAFRHLVPAIYMGFYSTRSLNRDNLRHSVSECLYPAYEILVEQINRAITYEDRVGRLEEPRDAGWSENVVIRLFKELPRLRKVLNSDILAAYDGDPAAKSIEEIVFSYPAVRAITAHRIAHELFLAGVPMLPRIICEHAHGETGIDIHAGARIGERFFIDHGTGVVIGETSDIGNNVKIYQGVTLGALSTRRSKRGNAPLAPKRHPTIEDNVTIYSGATILGGETVIGEGSVIGGNMWITRSVEPNTRLFGRPREGADSDERDG, encoded by the coding sequence ATGTCCCGCCCCACGCGCACCGCTGAGCTCGAGCTAGCCATCGACGATGTGGTGGCGAGCTACGACGGTTCCGCGGAGATCAACAACCTCGAGAGTGCCCTGCTACCCAACCGGCGCGCCGTGATCGAAGCGTTTCGGCATCTGGTGCCGGCGATCTACATGGGTTTCTACAGCACGCGTTCGCTGAACCGCGACAACCTGCGGCACTCAGTCAGCGAATGCCTGTACCCCGCCTACGAGATCCTCGTCGAGCAGATCAACCGCGCGATCACCTACGAAGATCGCGTGGGCCGCCTGGAAGAGCCACGTGATGCGGGGTGGTCCGAGAACGTGGTGATCCGCCTGTTCAAGGAGCTACCGCGCCTGAGAAAGGTGCTGAACTCGGACATCCTGGCCGCGTATGACGGGGACCCAGCCGCGAAGAGCATCGAAGAGATCGTCTTCAGTTACCCCGCGGTAAGGGCCATCACGGCGCACCGCATCGCCCATGAGCTGTTCCTGGCGGGTGTGCCCATGCTGCCTCGTATCATCTGCGAGCATGCCCACGGGGAAACCGGCATCGACATCCACGCCGGTGCGCGCATCGGCGAGCGCTTCTTCATCGACCACGGCACGGGCGTCGTGATCGGCGAGACCAGCGATATCGGCAACAACGTCAAGATCTACCAGGGCGTGACCCTGGGCGCGCTCTCCACGCGTCGCAGCAAGCGGGGCAATGCGCCGCTCGCTCCCAAGCGCCACCCGACCATCGAAGACAACGTCACCATCTACTCCGGCGCGACCATCCTCGGCGGAGAAACGGTGATTGGTGAAGGCTCGGTGATCGGCGGCAATATGTGGATCACCCGCTCGGTCGAACCCAACACGCGCCTCTTCGGCCGCCCCCGCGAGGGCGCAGACTCCGACGAGCGCGACGGCTGA
- a CDS encoding gamma-glutamylcyclotransferase — MSDVWVFGYGSLVWRPAFEHIERTPGYVRGYNRRFWQGSTDHRGVPGAPGRVVTLLPGAAEDAVWGMTYRLHAESTQAILDALDVREQGGYERLELDVEVPGDARGSVRALTYIATPANANYLGPAPLEQIAAQIIKSHGPSGANIDYVLELERALGELGAADEHVQELAARIRRLSEPEAKKAAHE; from the coding sequence ATGAGTGACGTGTGGGTCTTTGGCTATGGATCGCTGGTCTGGCGGCCCGCGTTCGAGCACATCGAGCGTACGCCGGGCTACGTGCGCGGTTACAACCGCCGCTTCTGGCAGGGCTCCACGGACCATCGCGGCGTACCTGGAGCGCCCGGCCGCGTGGTGACGTTGTTGCCAGGCGCGGCGGAAGACGCCGTATGGGGCATGACCTACCGTCTCCATGCGGAAAGCACGCAGGCGATCTTGGACGCCTTGGATGTGCGGGAACAAGGCGGCTATGAGCGGCTCGAGCTCGACGTTGAGGTCCCGGGGGACGCTCGCGGCTCCGTGCGCGCGCTCACCTACATCGCGACCCCCGCGAACGCGAACTACCTCGGTCCCGCGCCCCTCGAACAAATCGCCGCACAGATCATCAAGAGCCACGGGCCGAGCGGCGCGAACATCGACTACGTCTTGGAGCTGGAGCGCGCTCTCGGCGAGCTCGGCGCCGCAGACGAGCACGTTCAGGAGCTGGCGGCGCGCATCCGTCGCCTCAGCGAGCCCGAAGCGAAGAAAGCAGCACACGAGTGA
- the uvrA gene encoding excinuclease ABC subunit UvrA: MAGLELDHVYIQGASEHNLKSVDVRIPKRSLVVLSGVSGSGKSSLAFDTLYAEGQRRYVESLSAYARQFLGRLDKPKFDAIRGLSPTISIEQKTTGNNPRSTVGTITEIADYLRVLYARVGRQHCHQCGQPVSGQSAQQIAHELAALPSGTKLILLAPLLVNRKGEHRDLLDRARASGYVRLRVDGEIVETEGLEALDKRKKHFVEAVIDRVVIREGDLARLYDSVEQALGAGEGQLIANYDGKDRVFSEHLACTKCGISFPELTPQSFSFNSPQGMCPDCNGLGTRVAIDPALVIPDPSLSLDDGAVIPWGEDVSSKTNWAHGFRGQIIKYLGINPKKPIKQLSKKQHNELLWGTGEKTYKVKWSGKTGQGSFEVEWEGLIPRLMRRFSQTKSERAKQWYARFVGDADCTTCNGGRMRAESAAVKLGSHGLVEVSKLTVDSACEFFEQLNLKGADKEIAAEVLKEIRSRLEFLRAVGLGYLSLDRAGPTLSGGESQRIRLASQVGSELTGVIYILDEPSIGLHQRDNQRLLATLIRMRDIGNTVVVVEHDEDTIRAADHVIDFGPGAGVQGGKVVYAGELSGLLRCKDSLTGAYLSGAREVSLPEARREPTGFLEVRGARENNLRDVSVKFPLGVLTAVTGVSGAGKSTLVNDILYPAAARELNNASARVGKHSKILGLEQLDKVIDIDQRPIGRTPRSNPATYIKVFDEIRSFFAELPDAKVHGYKPGRFSFNVKGGRCESCEGDGVRKVEMHFLADVYVRCDECQGKRFNHATLAVRYKGLSIADVLELTVAEALEIFKAHPKVKEPLSLLAEVGVDYLHLGQPSPTLSGGEAQRIKLARELSKRATGRTLYILDEPTTGLHFEDVRKLLGVLQRLVDAGNSVVVIEHNLDVIKTADWIIDLGPEGGPGGGQILAEGTPEALTRIKASHTGQFLKPLLKG, translated from the coding sequence CTGGCCGGCCTCGAACTTGATCACGTCTACATTCAGGGCGCCAGCGAGCACAACCTGAAGTCAGTCGACGTGCGCATCCCCAAGCGGAGCTTGGTGGTGCTGAGCGGCGTCTCCGGGTCGGGCAAGTCGTCCCTCGCGTTCGATACCTTGTACGCTGAAGGTCAGCGCCGCTACGTGGAGAGCCTGTCCGCCTACGCGCGGCAGTTCTTGGGCCGCCTCGACAAGCCGAAGTTCGACGCCATTCGCGGGCTCTCGCCGACGATCAGCATCGAGCAAAAGACGACGGGCAATAACCCGCGCTCCACCGTCGGTACGATCACCGAAATCGCCGACTATTTGCGTGTCTTGTACGCGCGCGTGGGGCGCCAACACTGCCACCAGTGTGGTCAGCCGGTGTCCGGACAGAGCGCACAGCAGATCGCCCACGAACTCGCGGCGTTGCCGAGCGGAACCAAGCTCATTCTGCTCGCGCCACTGCTGGTGAATCGCAAAGGCGAACACCGCGACTTGCTCGATCGCGCGCGCGCTTCAGGCTACGTGCGCCTGCGCGTCGACGGGGAGATCGTCGAGACGGAAGGTCTCGAGGCGCTCGACAAGCGGAAGAAGCACTTCGTCGAGGCGGTGATCGACCGCGTCGTGATCCGCGAAGGCGATCTGGCGCGGCTCTACGACTCGGTGGAGCAGGCCCTCGGCGCTGGTGAGGGCCAGCTGATCGCCAACTACGATGGGAAGGACCGCGTCTTCTCGGAGCACCTGGCGTGCACGAAATGTGGCATCAGCTTCCCAGAGCTGACGCCCCAGAGCTTCAGCTTCAACAGCCCTCAAGGCATGTGCCCGGACTGCAACGGCCTCGGCACGCGAGTGGCGATTGACCCCGCGCTCGTGATCCCTGACCCAAGCCTCAGCCTGGATGACGGTGCAGTGATTCCGTGGGGAGAAGACGTCTCCAGCAAGACGAACTGGGCCCACGGCTTTCGCGGCCAGATCATCAAGTACCTGGGCATCAACCCGAAGAAGCCAATCAAGCAGCTCTCGAAGAAGCAACACAACGAGCTGCTCTGGGGCACCGGGGAAAAGACCTACAAGGTCAAGTGGAGCGGGAAAACCGGCCAAGGCAGCTTCGAGGTCGAGTGGGAAGGCTTGATTCCGCGGCTGATGCGCCGCTTCTCTCAGACCAAGAGCGAGCGCGCGAAGCAGTGGTACGCGCGCTTCGTGGGCGACGCGGACTGCACCACGTGTAACGGCGGGCGCATGCGCGCCGAGAGCGCCGCCGTGAAGCTGGGTAGCCACGGTTTGGTGGAGGTCTCGAAGCTGACGGTCGACTCCGCTTGCGAGTTCTTCGAGCAGCTGAACCTGAAGGGCGCCGACAAGGAGATCGCCGCCGAGGTGCTCAAGGAGATCAGGAGTCGCCTCGAGTTCCTACGCGCCGTGGGCCTTGGCTACCTGTCCCTCGATCGGGCCGGGCCGACGCTGAGCGGTGGTGAGTCTCAGCGCATCCGCTTGGCGAGCCAAGTCGGCTCGGAGCTGACGGGTGTGATCTACATCCTGGATGAGCCGTCGATTGGTCTGCACCAGCGGGACAACCAGCGCCTCTTGGCGACGCTGATCCGCATGCGGGACATCGGCAACACCGTCGTCGTTGTCGAGCACGATGAGGATACGATCCGCGCAGCAGACCACGTGATCGACTTTGGGCCCGGCGCCGGCGTGCAAGGCGGCAAGGTGGTGTACGCCGGGGAGCTGTCGGGGCTACTGCGCTGCAAGGACTCGCTGACCGGCGCTTACCTGAGCGGCGCCCGCGAGGTGAGCCTGCCTGAGGCGCGCCGGGAGCCCACGGGCTTCCTGGAGGTGCGCGGCGCGCGGGAGAACAACCTGCGCGACGTCTCCGTGAAGTTCCCACTGGGTGTGCTCACGGCGGTGACTGGCGTCTCTGGCGCCGGCAAGAGCACGCTGGTCAACGACATCCTGTATCCAGCCGCGGCGCGCGAGCTGAACAACGCCTCCGCCCGCGTGGGCAAGCACTCGAAGATCCTGGGCCTTGAGCAACTAGACAAGGTGATCGACATCGATCAGCGCCCGATCGGCCGCACCCCACGCTCGAACCCGGCGACCTACATCAAGGTGTTCGACGAAATCCGCAGCTTCTTTGCGGAGCTGCCCGACGCCAAGGTCCACGGCTACAAGCCGGGGCGTTTCTCCTTCAACGTGAAGGGTGGGCGCTGCGAGAGCTGTGAGGGCGACGGCGTGCGCAAGGTGGAGATGCATTTCCTTGCGGATGTATACGTGCGCTGCGACGAGTGCCAGGGCAAGCGCTTCAACCACGCGACCCTCGCGGTGCGCTACAAGGGGCTATCCATCGCCGACGTGCTGGAGCTGACGGTGGCTGAGGCCTTGGAGATCTTCAAGGCGCACCCCAAGGTGAAGGAGCCGCTGTCGTTGCTCGCGGAGGTGGGTGTCGACTACCTGCACCTCGGGCAGCCGTCCCCAACGCTGAGCGGCGGTGAAGCCCAGCGCATCAAGCTCGCGCGGGAGCTCAGCAAGCGCGCCACCGGGCGCACGCTCTACATCTTGGATGAACCGACGACTGGCCTGCACTTCGAAGACGTGCGCAAGCTCCTGGGCGTGCTCCAGCGCCTGGTGGACGCTGGCAACAGCGTCGTCGTGATCGAGCACAACCTCGACGTGATCAAGACCGCCGACTGGATCATCGATCTCGGTCCCGAAGGCGGACCCGGCGGCGGGCAGATCCTCGCGGAAGGAACTCCCGAAGCGCTCACCCGCATCAAGGCTTCCCACACCGGGCAGTTCTTGAAGCCTTTGCTAAAGGGCTAG
- a CDS encoding acyl-CoA/acyl-ACP dehydrogenase, which translates to MTDVTQIIPQAPYAFGFTEDHELARKEARRYLNEHVTREHVRAQYEDPRGFDKELYRQTLELGWLGLSVPEQYGGAGLDALHLLLLWEELGRALYPSPLFASALAVEALLRGRHEAQRGQYLPEILSGNVIATFAYAEPGGAWGSDQVSCRAEPKEGSWVLSGTKVNVPFAASAGLLIAPAIDHKGELGLFLLELPAAGIELTPEVSVDPTRRSARVELDRVKVPHGARIQGDGRAIFQRVCSLGYALLAAEMVGAAEATMLMTRDYANDRQQFGRAIGSFQAVKHPIVNAMVQIELARSLVLGAASAMSSTEAIDRPEIAEHATRMAKAFAEEALSFTVQRGVQLHGGFGFTWDCDVQLYFKRMLWTRATLGDSTEHRQALAKVLFG; encoded by the coding sequence ATGACCGACGTCACTCAGATCATCCCCCAGGCGCCCTACGCCTTCGGCTTCACAGAAGACCACGAGCTCGCCCGCAAGGAGGCGCGCCGCTACCTCAATGAGCACGTGACCCGAGAGCACGTGCGCGCCCAGTACGAGGACCCGCGAGGCTTCGACAAGGAACTCTACAGGCAGACCCTCGAGCTTGGCTGGCTTGGGCTCAGCGTGCCGGAGCAGTACGGCGGCGCCGGGCTCGACGCGCTGCATCTGCTGTTGCTCTGGGAGGAGCTCGGGCGGGCCCTGTATCCGTCCCCGCTCTTCGCATCAGCGCTAGCGGTGGAGGCCCTCCTGCGCGGCCGACACGAGGCGCAACGCGGCCAGTATTTGCCGGAGATCTTGAGCGGCAACGTCATCGCGACCTTCGCCTACGCGGAGCCCGGCGGAGCCTGGGGCTCAGATCAAGTTTCCTGCCGCGCGGAACCCAAAGAGGGTAGCTGGGTGCTCAGCGGCACCAAGGTAAACGTACCGTTCGCTGCCAGCGCGGGCTTGCTCATCGCTCCGGCGATCGACCACAAGGGCGAGCTTGGCCTGTTCCTCCTCGAGCTCCCCGCAGCCGGCATCGAACTCACCCCGGAGGTCTCCGTCGACCCCACTCGGCGCAGCGCCCGCGTCGAGCTGGACCGCGTCAAGGTACCCCATGGCGCGCGCATCCAGGGCGACGGCAGGGCCATCTTCCAGCGCGTGTGCAGCCTGGGTTACGCGCTGCTCGCCGCCGAGATGGTCGGCGCCGCTGAGGCGACGATGCTCATGACCCGCGACTATGCCAACGACCGCCAGCAGTTCGGCCGCGCCATCGGCTCCTTCCAGGCGGTGAAGCACCCCATCGTGAACGCGATGGTGCAGATCGAGCTCGCGCGCAGCCTGGTGCTGGGCGCTGCGTCAGCCATGAGCAGCACGGAGGCGATTGATCGCCCAGAGATCGCTGAGCACGCCACGCGCATGGCGAAAGCCTTCGCTGAAGAGGCGCTGTCCTTCACGGTGCAGCGTGGTGTCCAGCTCCACGGCGGCTTCGGCTTCACCTGGGACTGCGATGTGCAGCTCTACTTCAAGCGCATGCTGTGGACCCGCGCGACCCTCGGTGACTCCACCGAGCACCGCCAAGCGCTCGCCAAAGTGCTGTTCGGCTAA
- a CDS encoding acyl-CoA dehydrogenase family protein: MSGHEEGEPKELAEFRAEVKAWIAANKPAKPAFKLPLSFLEVESKEQFDYLREWQRKVYDAGYLGYDVPKEYGGQGVDRARFRVVGQELARSRAPFMVNLIALQWAGPTIMTYGTEEQKKAYLQGILSAEEIWCQGFSEPGSGSDLASLQTRAVKVDGGYRVTGHKVWTTLAHFAKYMILMARTDPAASKYSGISYFLFPMETEGVDIQPLVKLSGEGGFNQIVFDDAFMPESALLGEEGQGWNIAMTTLMFERGANEGVGRERAAGFVERINTLTEVAKRQKRGGKPVSEDPVFRDRIVRAWIEAQAMALAAARSEAPQLNADRPLALPLMNKLVMSEWAQHVAELGCEMLGPEGALWVGDDHAPDGGDWPRAFMNSFGMTIGGGTSEILRNIIGERVLGLPKSK; encoded by the coding sequence ATGAGTGGACACGAGGAGGGCGAGCCCAAGGAGCTCGCGGAGTTCCGCGCCGAAGTCAAAGCCTGGATCGCCGCGAACAAGCCAGCAAAGCCGGCCTTCAAGCTGCCGCTGTCGTTCCTGGAGGTCGAGTCGAAGGAGCAGTTCGACTACCTGAGAGAGTGGCAGCGCAAGGTCTACGACGCCGGCTACCTGGGCTACGACGTGCCCAAGGAGTACGGCGGCCAGGGCGTCGACCGCGCGCGTTTCCGTGTGGTAGGCCAGGAGCTCGCGCGCTCCCGCGCGCCGTTCATGGTGAACCTGATCGCTCTGCAGTGGGCCGGGCCGACCATCATGACGTACGGTACGGAGGAGCAAAAGAAGGCCTATTTGCAGGGGATCCTCAGCGCCGAGGAGATCTGGTGCCAAGGCTTCAGTGAACCCGGGAGCGGCTCGGACCTCGCGAGTCTGCAGACCCGCGCCGTGAAGGTCGACGGGGGCTACCGCGTGACCGGCCACAAGGTGTGGACCACCCTCGCCCACTTCGCGAAATACATGATCCTGATGGCGCGCACCGATCCTGCCGCCAGCAAGTACTCCGGGATCTCCTACTTTCTCTTCCCCATGGAGACGGAAGGCGTCGACATCCAGCCCCTGGTCAAGCTGAGCGGCGAAGGCGGTTTCAACCAGATCGTCTTCGACGACGCCTTCATGCCGGAGTCCGCACTGCTCGGGGAGGAAGGCCAGGGCTGGAACATCGCGATGACCACGCTGATGTTCGAGCGCGGCGCGAACGAAGGCGTCGGGCGCGAGCGAGCGGCCGGGTTCGTCGAGCGCATCAACACCCTGACCGAGGTGGCCAAGCGCCAAAAGCGCGGTGGCAAGCCAGTGTCAGAGGATCCGGTGTTCCGAGACCGCATCGTGCGCGCTTGGATCGAAGCCCAGGCCATGGCCTTGGCCGCGGCGCGCTCCGAAGCCCCTCAGCTGAACGCCGATCGCCCGCTGGCGTTGCCCCTGATGAACAAGCTCGTGATGAGCGAGTGGGCGCAACACGTGGCGGAGCTCGGCTGCGAGATGCTGGGGCCAGAGGGCGCGCTGTGGGTCGGCGACGATCATGCGCCGGACGGCGGCGATTGGCCGCGCGCTTTCATGAACAGCTTTGGTATGACCATCGGCGGCGGGACCAGCGAAATCCTGCGCAACATCATCGGCGAGCGCGTGCTCGGCCTACCGAAGAGCAAGTAA